In Massilia forsythiae, one DNA window encodes the following:
- a CDS encoding ABC transporter ATP-binding protein, translating to MERTLITASPDSPAAPHATSARVPPRLQLLGISKRYPSVVANDGVDLTVLPGEIHAVLGENGAGKSTLMKIIYGVVQPDAGEIVWEGRQVRIGSPSDARRLGIGMVFQHFALFETLTVAENIALALDGRETPAKLAPRIRAVSEQYGLPLDPDRRVHSMSVGERQRVEIVRCLLQSPRLLIMDEPTSVLTPDAVQTLFVSLRRLAAEGVSILYISHKLDEIQALCGKATVLRGGRVAGTALPREESAQSLAELMIGSDLPTCTLAPRAPGEARLQIDALDLDSGDPFGTPLRGIGLEVRAGEIVGLAGISGNGQQELLKAISGELAAPRADAVRIMGADAGRLDPAARRRLGLGFVPEERLGRGAAPALSLADNALLTGYLSERDGMLRRGLVRRGAVRAFADAVIARFKVKCGGAGAAAASLSGGNLQKFIVGREILLSPHVMVLAQPTWGVDIGAAMLIRQAIIDLRDAGVAVLVLSEELDELFMMCDRIAVLAKGRLSPAVPVSATSVDRIGRWMGGDIDTAAHADAGQGAHHVAA from the coding sequence ATGGAGCGCACCTTGATCACAGCATCCCCCGATTCACCCGCCGCGCCGCACGCCACGTCCGCGCGCGTGCCGCCGCGCCTGCAACTGCTCGGCATCTCGAAACGCTATCCGTCGGTGGTGGCCAACGACGGCGTCGACCTCACCGTGCTGCCCGGCGAGATCCACGCCGTGCTGGGCGAGAACGGCGCCGGCAAGAGCACGCTGATGAAGATCATCTACGGCGTGGTGCAGCCGGATGCCGGCGAGATCGTGTGGGAAGGCCGGCAGGTGCGCATCGGTTCGCCGTCCGACGCGCGCCGGCTCGGCATCGGCATGGTGTTCCAGCATTTCGCGCTGTTCGAGACGCTCACCGTGGCCGAGAACATTGCGCTGGCGCTGGACGGTCGCGAGACGCCGGCCAAGCTGGCACCGCGCATCCGTGCCGTGTCCGAACAGTACGGCCTGCCGCTCGACCCGGACCGGCGCGTGCACAGCATGTCGGTGGGCGAGCGCCAGCGCGTGGAAATCGTGCGCTGCCTGCTGCAGTCGCCGCGCCTGTTGATCATGGACGAGCCGACCTCGGTGCTGACGCCGGACGCGGTGCAGACGCTGTTCGTGTCGCTGCGCCGGCTGGCGGCCGAGGGCGTCAGCATCCTGTACATCAGCCACAAGCTCGACGAGATCCAGGCGCTGTGCGGCAAGGCCACGGTGCTGCGCGGCGGGCGCGTGGCCGGCACCGCGCTGCCGCGCGAGGAAAGCGCGCAATCGCTGGCGGAACTGATGATCGGATCGGACCTGCCCACCTGCACCCTGGCGCCGCGCGCGCCCGGAGAAGCGCGCCTGCAGATCGACGCGCTCGACCTGGACAGCGGCGACCCGTTCGGCACGCCGCTGCGCGGCATCGGCCTGGAGGTGCGCGCCGGCGAGATCGTCGGCCTGGCCGGCATCTCGGGCAACGGCCAGCAAGAGCTGCTCAAGGCGATTTCCGGCGAACTGGCGGCGCCGCGCGCGGACGCGGTGCGCATCATGGGTGCCGACGCCGGACGCCTGGACCCGGCCGCACGGCGGCGCCTGGGCCTCGGCTTCGTGCCGGAAGAACGGCTGGGCCGCGGCGCCGCGCCGGCCCTGTCGCTGGCCGACAATGCGCTGCTGACCGGCTACCTGTCCGAGCGCGACGGCATGCTGCGGCGCGGGCTGGTGCGGCGCGGCGCGGTGCGCGCCTTTGCCGACGCCGTGATCGCGCGCTTCAAGGTCAAGTGCGGCGGCGCCGGCGCGGCGGCGGCCAGCCTGTCGGGCGGCAACCTGCAGAAATTCATCGTCGGGCGCGAGATCCTTTTGTCGCCGCACGTGATGGTGCTGGCCCAGCCGACCTGGGGCGTCGACATCGGCGCCGCCATGCTGATCCGCCAGGCCATCATCGATTTGCGCGACGCCGGCGTGGCGGTGCTGGTGCTGTCCGAGGAACTGGACGAGCTGTTCATGATGTGCGACCGCATCGCGGTGCTGGCCAAGGGACGGTTGTCGCCGGCGGTGCCGGTGTCGGCCACCAGCGTCGACCGCATCGGGCGCTGGATGGGCGGCGATATCGACACTGCCGCCCACGCCGATGCCGGGCAAGGAGCGCACCATGTCGCGGCTTGA
- a CDS encoding outer envelope protein, producing MKPLVQNARIVLPFLLAALAGGAHAADWSDTALSYRYGSKFAEPYNSDDISKHVVNFSHVSGYKYGKNFFSVDFLLSDEHDPSAVGATNGAHEAYAVYRNTVDLGKVAGKNLAFGPARGVGLTFGFDVNSKTDAGYNSKKRMLVLGPTLMLDVPGFLDVGIYALHESNAPFNGFTGVATSRYTYDTHAMLSAAWGIPFDFGIPLSFEGYANYIGTKGRNEFGGPTAVEINVDMQVMYDLSAAVGAAKNTFKLGVEYQYWKNKFGNPSRTVPGATAKTPMVRAEYHF from the coding sequence ATGAAGCCCCTCGTCCAAAACGCCCGCATCGTCCTCCCCTTCCTCCTTGCCGCCCTCGCCGGCGGCGCCCACGCCGCCGACTGGAGCGACACCGCGCTCAGCTACCGCTACGGCAGCAAGTTCGCCGAACCGTACAACAGCGACGACATCAGCAAGCACGTCGTCAACTTCAGCCACGTCAGCGGCTACAAGTACGGCAAGAACTTCTTCAGCGTCGATTTCCTGCTGTCCGACGAACACGACCCGTCGGCGGTCGGCGCCACCAACGGCGCCCACGAGGCCTACGCGGTCTACCGCAACACCGTCGACCTGGGCAAGGTCGCGGGCAAGAACCTGGCCTTCGGCCCCGCGCGCGGGGTCGGCCTGACCTTCGGCTTCGACGTCAACAGCAAGACCGACGCCGGCTACAACTCCAAGAAGCGCATGCTGGTGCTGGGGCCGACGCTGATGCTGGACGTACCCGGCTTCCTCGACGTCGGCATCTACGCCCTGCACGAGAGTAACGCGCCGTTCAACGGCTTCACCGGCGTGGCGACCTCGCGCTACACCTACGACACCCACGCCATGCTGAGCGCCGCCTGGGGCATCCCGTTCGACTTCGGCATCCCGCTGTCGTTCGAGGGCTACGCCAACTACATCGGCACCAAGGGCCGCAACGAATTCGGCGGCCCGACCGCGGTCGAGATCAACGTCGACATGCAGGTCATGTACGACCTCAGTGCGGCGGTCGGCGCCGCCAAGAACACCTTCAAGCTGGGCGTCGAGTACCAGTACTGGAAGAACAAGTTCGGCAACCCGTCCCGGACCGTGCCCGGCGCCACCGCGAAGACGCCGATGGTGCGCGCCGAATACCACTTCTGA
- a CDS encoding GntR family transcriptional regulator translates to MTKHTAAPGPQGRRRQGEPTVPTTTPAALPAPPDAPAPASKRGAAVDERIYRAVVQAVMGRRLPPGTRLGEADFCELYGVSRTTVRKALQRLAHDHIIELRPNRGAVVASPTPAEARDVFAARRALEREIVPLVIANATPAALAALRAALAAEEAARRGGDRALWIRLGGEFHLLLADLAGNAVLRRFLGELVSRCSLIIALYEHPGAPMCADGSHGDLLALIERGQAARATAAIEHHLLEIEGRLRLDTGERKVDLAQALAGC, encoded by the coding sequence ATGACCAAGCACACGGCTGCGCCCGGCCCACAAGGCCGGCGCAGACAAGGCGAACCGACCGTTCCCACTACCACCCCGGCCGCGCTGCCGGCGCCGCCCGATGCGCCAGCGCCAGCCAGCAAGCGCGGCGCCGCGGTCGACGAGCGCATCTACCGCGCCGTCGTCCAGGCCGTGATGGGCCGGCGCCTGCCGCCCGGCACGCGCCTGGGCGAAGCCGATTTCTGCGAGCTGTACGGCGTCAGCCGCACCACCGTGCGCAAGGCGCTGCAGCGGCTGGCGCACGACCACATCATCGAGCTGCGGCCGAACCGCGGCGCGGTGGTGGCGTCTCCCACCCCGGCCGAGGCGCGCGACGTGTTCGCCGCACGGCGCGCGCTGGAGCGCGAGATCGTGCCGCTGGTGATCGCCAACGCCACCCCGGCGGCACTGGCCGCACTGCGCGCCGCGCTGGCGGCCGAGGAAGCGGCGCGCCGCGGCGGCGACCGCGCCCTGTGGATCCGCCTCGGCGGCGAATTCCACCTGCTGCTGGCCGACCTGGCCGGCAACGCGGTGCTGCGGCGCTTCCTGGGCGAACTGGTGTCGCGCTGCTCGCTGATCATCGCCCTGTACGAACACCCGGGCGCGCCGATGTGCGCCGACGGTTCCCACGGCGACCTGCTGGCGCTGATCGAAAGGGGCCAGGCGGCGCGGGCGACGGCGGCGATCGAGCACCACCTGCTGGAGATCGAGGGACGCCTGCGCCTGGATACCGGCGAACGCAAGGTCGACCTGGCGCAGGCGCTGGCCGGCTGCTGA
- a CDS encoding ABC transporter permease, with the protein MSRLEARPAPSRAMMLASPLIAAAAMLVSGSLLFLFLGQEPLHAFYVYFVKPATSLYGVGELLLKATPLILCGVGLALGFRANVHNIGADGQLTMGAVAAGCVALYFDGVEAAWVLPLMLLAGALGGMAWAAVPALLRTRFNTSEILVSLMLVYVAYLFLGYLVHGPLRDPAGFNFPQSKMFGAAATLPLLVEGLRVNAAFPLSLLAAGGAWFFCRHTFAGYRMQVSGMAPAAALYAGFSEPRNVWLAFMASGALAGLAGVGEVAGPLGQLQGSVSPGYGFAAIIVAYVGRLHPLGVVLAALLMSLLYIGGESAQIELQLPSAITGLFQGLLLFYLLAADLFIHYRVKPRTRPAAPAALSTETVPHES; encoded by the coding sequence ATGTCGCGGCTTGAAGCACGTCCGGCGCCCTCGCGCGCCATGATGCTGGCCTCGCCGCTGATCGCGGCCGCCGCCATGCTGGTGTCCGGCTCGCTGCTGTTCCTGTTCCTCGGCCAGGAACCGCTGCACGCCTTTTACGTCTACTTCGTCAAGCCGGCGACCAGCCTGTACGGCGTAGGCGAGCTGCTGCTCAAGGCCACGCCCCTGATCCTGTGCGGGGTCGGGCTGGCGCTCGGCTTTCGCGCCAACGTCCACAACATCGGCGCCGACGGCCAGCTGACCATGGGCGCGGTGGCGGCCGGCTGCGTGGCGCTGTACTTCGACGGTGTGGAAGCGGCGTGGGTGCTGCCGCTGATGCTGCTGGCCGGCGCGCTGGGCGGCATGGCCTGGGCCGCCGTGCCGGCGCTGCTGCGCACCCGTTTCAACACCAGCGAGATCCTGGTCAGCCTGATGCTGGTGTACGTGGCCTACCTGTTCCTGGGCTACCTGGTGCACGGGCCGCTGCGCGACCCGGCCGGCTTCAATTTCCCGCAATCGAAGATGTTCGGCGCCGCCGCCACCCTGCCGCTGCTGGTGGAAGGCCTGCGCGTGAACGCGGCCTTTCCGCTATCCCTGCTGGCCGCCGGCGGGGCCTGGTTCTTTTGCCGCCATACGTTCGCCGGCTACCGCATGCAGGTCAGCGGCATGGCGCCGGCGGCGGCGTTGTACGCCGGCTTTTCCGAGCCGCGCAACGTGTGGCTGGCCTTCATGGCCAGCGGCGCGCTGGCCGGCCTGGCCGGGGTCGGTGAAGTCGCCGGCCCGCTCGGCCAGTTGCAGGGCTCGGTGTCGCCCGGCTACGGCTTCGCCGCCATCATCGTCGCCTACGTCGGCCGGCTGCATCCGCTCGGCGTGGTGCTGGCGGCGCTGTTGATGTCGCTGCTGTACATCGGCGGCGAGTCGGCCCAGATCGAGCTGCAGCTGCCGTCGGCGATCACCGGGCTGTTCCAGGGCCTGCTGCTGTTCTACCTGCTGGCCGCCGACCTGTTCATCCATTACCGCGTCAAGCCGCGCACCCGGCCCGCCGCGCCGGCCGCCCTGTCCACGGAGACCGTCCCGCATGAATCCTGA
- a CDS encoding nucleotide disphospho-sugar-binding domain-containing protein, with the protein MPGLFATEAGIDTPTSNPIHFVVVTIGSAGDLFPFMAMALALRAAGHRATFLAPEQHAPFVTPSGLDFVGLPADEAVLHDPDLWHPTRGFGVVWRVTRPGMARIVPAVAALPRDERCVLLVHPLALPEADLCRTIHPGLKVAAAYLAPQNLPTIHDPLMAGPWRVPSWVPLGARRWMLRQGVRKIVDPVALPEVNADRAAHGLAPLNSLLPDMLNLADLSITLFPEWFAPTQPDWPQPLLRAGFPLFDPNPDAPLSPELARFLDEGPAPLVFTHGTANTQSRAYFNAARAAVQQLGLRAVFLTVHRDQLPADLPPSILWQAYVPLRRMLPHAALLAHHGGIGTTAEALRAATPQLVVPLAHDQFDNAMRVTALGVGASLAASRVDGTRMARVLGQVVGNAEVARRCAAVAARFGTHDPLQSLCRGLDALVDT; encoded by the coding sequence TTGCCAGGTCTTTTTGCGACGGAGGCCGGCATCGACACACCTACCAGCAACCCGATCCACTTCGTCGTGGTGACCATCGGCTCGGCCGGCGACCTGTTTCCCTTCATGGCGATGGCGCTGGCCCTGCGCGCGGCCGGCCACCGCGCCACCTTCCTGGCGCCGGAGCAGCACGCGCCGTTCGTCACGCCGTCCGGCCTGGACTTCGTCGGCCTGCCTGCCGACGAGGCGGTGCTGCACGACCCCGACCTGTGGCACCCGACGCGCGGCTTCGGCGTGGTCTGGCGCGTCACGCGGCCCGGCATGGCGCGCATCGTGCCGGCCGTGGCGGCGCTGCCGCGGGACGAGCGCTGCGTGCTGCTGGTGCATCCGCTGGCGCTGCCCGAGGCCGACCTGTGCCGCACCATCCACCCGGGCCTGAAGGTGGCCGCCGCCTACCTGGCGCCGCAGAACCTGCCGACCATCCACGACCCGCTGATGGCCGGGCCGTGGCGGGTGCCGTCCTGGGTGCCGCTGGGTGCGCGCCGCTGGATGCTGCGCCAGGGCGTACGGAAGATCGTCGATCCGGTCGCGCTGCCCGAAGTGAACGCCGACCGCGCCGCGCACGGACTGGCGCCGTTGAACAGCCTGCTGCCGGACATGCTGAACCTGGCCGACCTGTCGATCACGCTGTTCCCCGAATGGTTCGCGCCGACCCAGCCCGACTGGCCGCAGCCGCTGCTGCGCGCCGGTTTTCCGCTGTTCGATCCCAACCCGGACGCGCCGCTGTCGCCGGAACTGGCGCGCTTCCTGGACGAGGGGCCGGCGCCGCTGGTGTTCACCCACGGCACCGCCAACACCCAGTCGCGCGCCTACTTCAACGCGGCGCGCGCCGCGGTGCAGCAACTCGGCCTGCGCGCGGTATTCCTCACCGTGCACCGCGACCAGTTGCCGGCCGACCTGCCGCCGTCGATCCTGTGGCAAGCCTACGTGCCGCTGCGCCGCATGCTGCCGCACGCGGCGCTGCTGGCGCACCACGGCGGCATCGGCACCACGGCCGAGGCGCTGCGCGCCGCCACGCCGCAGCTGGTGGTGCCGCTCGCGCACGACCAGTTCGACAATGCGATGCGGGTGACGGCGCTGGGCGTGGGGGCCAGCCTGGCGGCGTCGCGCGTGGATGGCACGAGGATGGCGCGCGTGCTGGGACAGGTGGTCGGGAATGCGGAAGTGGCGCGCCGCTGCGCCGCTGTAGCAGCGCGCTTCGGGACGCATGACCCGTTGCAGTCGCTGTGTCGTGGTCTGGATGCGCTGGTTGATACCTGA
- a CDS encoding ATP-binding cassette domain-containing protein gives MPRIVINFPLPTEIGSNALPQRAQQTDGARAERNARRRLDLEEAVGAAFDALGGALQAPGFPRLDIAIPDGQAALVLDGLVARFGPHEALDWRANGAARIAICGPNGCGKSTLLRTVAGDIAPLSGTVRRLPCVLLDQQLGMLDACTGVLDQLRAAATGTAQGRLRQVLALAGLGPTRILRPARELSGGERMRAALLLGVLQTPTPRLLLLDEPTNHLDLAGIEALEAMLASWTGALMVVSHDARFLERLDLTHRLDWSAHGWMASRAGAAPE, from the coding sequence TTGCCACGCATCGTCATCAACTTCCCTCTCCCTACTGAGATAGGTTCTAATGCCCTGCCCCAGCGCGCCCAGCAGACCGACGGCGCGCGCGCCGAACGCAACGCGCGCCGGCGCCTGGATTTGGAGGAAGCGGTCGGCGCCGCCTTCGACGCGCTGGGCGGCGCGCTGCAGGCACCCGGCTTTCCTCGGCTGGACATCGCGATTCCGGATGGCCAGGCGGCATTGGTGCTGGACGGCCTGGTGGCGCGCTTCGGTCCGCACGAGGCGCTCGACTGGCGCGCGAACGGCGCGGCGCGCATCGCGATTTGCGGCCCGAACGGCTGCGGCAAGTCGACGCTGCTGCGTACCGTCGCCGGTGACATCGCGCCCCTGTCCGGCACGGTGCGGCGCCTGCCGTGCGTGCTGCTCGACCAGCAGCTCGGCATGCTGGACGCCTGCACCGGCGTGCTCGACCAGTTGCGCGCCGCGGCCACCGGCACCGCGCAGGGCCGGCTGCGCCAAGTCCTGGCGCTGGCGGGACTCGGCCCGACGCGCATCCTGCGCCCGGCGCGAGAACTCAGCGGCGGCGAGCGCATGCGCGCGGCGCTGCTGCTGGGGGTGCTGCAAACGCCAACGCCGCGCCTGCTGCTGCTGGACGAGCCGACCAACCACCTCGACCTGGCCGGGATCGAGGCGCTGGAAGCGATGCTGGCGTCCTGGACCGGGGCGTTGATGGTGGTGTCGCACGACGCGCGTTTCCTGGAGCGGCTGGACCTGACGCACCGGCTCGACTGGAGTGCGCACGGCTGGATGGCATCGCGCGCTGGCGCGGCGCCGGAATAG
- a CDS encoding cytochrome-c peroxidase: protein MSKVSAAQQHLPQSSGKAAHGTSAAYSCVALLCTALLCAALLAGCGGSDHPGQAASPSAQPSAPPAASLDDQLGAALAQQGFTGTVEQKLEQRLGRPLDLKMAGLGLLLFFDPVSSLHNDNSCAACHSPSHGYGDTQSIAIGIQNNGLVGPNRLGPRNMRRSPIILNAGFYPKLMWNGRFSAPSGDPFDNSLGFSFPQPEGTAQFRPNDPLIRHLLQAQAFLPITELVEEAGFTGIRDGLDPRYFQFDDGKGDTCPLLDAGGFRNGPIRAHVEARLNAIPAYVDKFGEVFDSVRAGAPIDIGMFARAIAEYEFILKGANAPLDRYARGDAAAMTDREKHGALLFFGKANCVACHAVGGTANEMFSDFKMHNIGVPQIAPVFGVGTGNKLFDGPDEDEDYGLEQVTGQPGDRYRFRTAPLRNVALQPAFFHNGAFTRLEDAVRHHLDPAGSLRGYDARRAGVAPDLAVRMAPIERVAATIDPLLQRPPRLSEREIADLVQFVRTGLLDESTLPVHACAHVPASLPSGLPLAKFESCPAAPADPGTETAALNRP, encoded by the coding sequence ATGAGCAAGGTATCGGCAGCCCAACAGCATCTTCCGCAATCGTCCGGCAAGGCCGCGCACGGTACCAGCGCGGCATATAGCTGCGTAGCACTGCTGTGTACCGCGCTGCTGTGCGCCGCGCTGCTGGCCGGCTGCGGCGGTTCCGACCATCCCGGCCAGGCCGCATCGCCTTCCGCACAGCCATCGGCGCCGCCGGCAGCGTCGCTGGACGACCAGCTCGGCGCGGCACTGGCGCAGCAGGGCTTCACCGGTACCGTCGAACAGAAACTCGAACAGCGCCTCGGCCGGCCGCTGGACCTCAAGATGGCGGGCCTGGGCCTGCTGCTGTTCTTCGACCCGGTATCCAGCCTGCACAACGACAATTCCTGCGCCGCCTGTCATTCGCCCAGCCACGGCTACGGCGACACGCAATCGATCGCCATCGGCATCCAGAACAACGGCCTGGTCGGCCCGAACCGCCTGGGGCCGCGCAACATGCGGCGCTCGCCGATCATCCTGAACGCCGGCTTCTATCCGAAGCTGATGTGGAACGGGCGCTTTTCCGCGCCCTCCGGCGACCCGTTCGACAATTCGCTCGGCTTCAGCTTCCCGCAGCCGGAAGGCACGGCGCAGTTCCGTCCCAACGACCCGCTGATCCGCCACCTGCTGCAGGCGCAGGCCTTCTTGCCGATCACCGAGCTGGTCGAGGAAGCCGGCTTCACCGGCATCCGCGACGGCCTCGACCCGCGCTACTTTCAGTTCGACGACGGCAAGGGAGATACCTGCCCGCTACTGGATGCCGGGGGCTTTCGCAACGGGCCGATCCGGGCGCACGTCGAGGCGCGCCTGAACGCCATCCCGGCCTATGTCGACAAGTTCGGCGAAGTGTTCGACAGCGTGCGCGCCGGCGCCCCGATCGACATCGGCATGTTCGCGCGCGCCATCGCCGAATATGAATTCATCCTGAAGGGGGCCAACGCCCCGCTCGACCGCTACGCGCGCGGCGACGCCGCCGCCATGACCGACCGGGAAAAACACGGCGCGCTGCTGTTCTTCGGCAAGGCCAACTGCGTGGCTTGCCATGCGGTGGGCGGCACGGCCAACGAGATGTTCAGCGATTTTAAAATGCACAACATCGGCGTGCCGCAGATCGCGCCGGTATTCGGCGTCGGCACCGGCAACAAGCTGTTCGACGGTCCCGACGAGGACGAGGATTACGGCCTGGAGCAGGTCACCGGCCAGCCCGGCGACCGCTACCGCTTCCGCACGGCGCCGCTGCGCAACGTGGCGCTACAGCCGGCGTTTTTCCACAACGGCGCCTTCACCCGGCTGGAAGACGCGGTGCGCCACCACCTCGACCCGGCGGGTTCGCTGCGCGGCTACGACGCCAGGCGCGCCGGCGTCGCGCCCGACCTCGCCGTGCGCATGGCGCCGATCGAGCGGGTCGCGGCCACGATCGACCCGCTGCTGCAACGCCCGCCGCGCCTGAGCGAGCGGGAAATCGCCGACCTGGTGCAGTTCGTGCGCACCGGCTTGCTCGACGAAAGCACGCTGCCGGTGCACGCCTGCGCGCACGTGCCGGCGTCCTTGCCGAGCGGGCTGCCGCTGGCGAAGTTCGAGTCCTGCCCGGCGGCGCCCGCAGACCCGGGCACCGAGACGGCGGCGCTCAATCGGCCTTGA
- a CDS encoding ATP-binding cassette domain-containing protein — translation MAHPYFAALHGVDIVLPDGRVLFHDLHETFGLETVALIGPNGSGKSTLARTIAGRLEHMAGRIERPGRSAWVEQQTGATDAPTLAHLAGLDRPLAALRRLAQGTAAEADFELVGDDWDLQARWQAMLDQAGLDESLAPAALSGGQRTLLSLIGAFCGDAGLLVLDEPSNHLDPAHRRFLLEQMQAWRQAGRGLLLVSHDRELLDHADRTLEVHAGGLRRYGGGWSLVAARREADLAAAAARLARARVERRQGEAQLRDQADGAARRNARGERARAAGGQPKIVLRTYLSREPVVAEALDKRVLRYSSLHGSPCASSRLARACHASSSTSLSLLR, via the coding sequence ATGGCGCATCCCTATTTCGCGGCCCTGCACGGGGTCGACATCGTCCTGCCCGACGGCAGGGTCCTGTTCCACGACCTGCACGAGACCTTCGGCCTTGAAACCGTCGCCCTGATCGGTCCCAACGGCAGCGGCAAATCGACGCTGGCGCGCACGATCGCCGGACGGCTGGAACACATGGCCGGCCGCATCGAGCGCCCCGGGCGCAGCGCCTGGGTCGAACAGCAGACGGGTGCCACCGACGCACCTACCCTCGCCCACCTTGCCGGGCTGGACCGGCCGCTGGCGGCGCTGCGGCGCCTGGCGCAGGGCACGGCCGCGGAAGCCGACTTCGAGCTGGTCGGGGATGACTGGGATCTGCAAGCGCGCTGGCAGGCGATGCTGGACCAGGCCGGCCTCGACGAATCGCTCGCGCCCGCGGCCCTGTCGGGCGGCCAGCGCACGCTGCTGTCCCTGATCGGCGCCTTTTGCGGCGATGCCGGCCTGCTGGTGCTGGACGAGCCGAGCAACCATCTCGACCCCGCGCACCGGCGCTTCCTGCTGGAGCAGATGCAGGCTTGGCGCCAGGCCGGACGCGGCCTGCTGCTGGTCAGCCACGACCGCGAATTGCTGGACCACGCCGACCGCACGCTCGAAGTCCACGCGGGCGGACTGCGCCGTTACGGCGGCGGCTGGTCGCTGGTGGCGGCCCGGCGCGAAGCCGACCTGGCGGCGGCCGCGGCGCGGCTGGCGCGGGCGCGCGTCGAGCGGCGCCAGGGAGAAGCGCAGCTGCGCGACCAGGCCGATGGCGCGGCCCGGCGCAATGCGCGCGGTGAACGCGCACGCGCCGCCGGCGGCCAGCCGAAGATCGTGCTAAGAACCTATCTCAGCAGGGAACCGGTCGTTGCTGAGGCGCTTGACAAGCGGGTGCTGCGTTACTCGTCGTTGCATGGCTCGCCATGCGCCTCCTCGCGCCTTGCCCGCGCTTGCCACGCATCGTCATCAACTTCCCTCTCCCTACTGAGATAG
- a CDS encoding ABC transporter permease encodes MNPDYLIAILASTAGAATPLVLASTGELVAERSGVLNLGLEGIMLVGAVAGFAVTLHGGSPLLGLLAAMAAGMAMALVFAVLVLTLQTNQVATGLALTLFGLGLSAFLGRDLVGQTVAPLPHLSIPLLSNLPFVGPLLFRFDALVYVSLALVALVGWVLARTRLGLAIRAVGEAPHSAHAIGMPVLKLRYATVLFGGALAGLGGAYLSLALTPMWVEGMTAGRGWIALAQVVFATWKPRGLLLGAYLFGGVTVLQFHGQGLGLAIPSEFLSMLPYLATIVVLVVICRNPQTILLNKPMSLGQNFKAD; translated from the coding sequence ATGAATCCTGATTACCTGATCGCCATCCTGGCCAGCACCGCCGGCGCCGCCACGCCGCTGGTGCTGGCATCCACCGGCGAACTGGTGGCCGAACGCTCGGGCGTGCTCAACCTCGGGCTGGAAGGCATCATGCTGGTGGGCGCGGTGGCCGGCTTCGCGGTCACGCTGCACGGCGGCTCGCCGCTGCTCGGCCTGCTGGCGGCGATGGCGGCCGGCATGGCGATGGCGCTGGTGTTCGCCGTGCTGGTGCTGACGCTGCAGACCAACCAGGTCGCCACCGGGCTGGCGCTGACGTTGTTCGGGCTGGGCCTGTCGGCCTTTCTCGGGCGCGACCTGGTTGGCCAGACCGTGGCGCCGCTGCCGCACCTGTCGATCCCGCTGCTGTCGAACCTGCCCTTCGTCGGGCCGCTGCTGTTCCGCTTCGATGCGCTGGTGTACGTCTCGCTGGCGCTGGTGGCGCTGGTTGGCTGGGTGCTGGCGCGTACCCGCCTCGGCCTGGCGATCCGCGCGGTGGGAGAGGCGCCGCACAGTGCCCACGCGATCGGCATGCCGGTGCTGAAGCTGCGCTACGCCACGGTGCTGTTCGGCGGCGCGCTGGCGGGCCTGGGCGGCGCCTACCTGTCGCTGGCGCTGACGCCGATGTGGGTCGAGGGCATGACCGCGGGGCGCGGCTGGATCGCGCTGGCGCAGGTGGTGTTCGCCACCTGGAAGCCGCGCGGACTGCTGCTGGGCGCCTACCTGTTCGGCGGCGTGACCGTGCTGCAGTTCCACGGCCAGGGGCTGGGCCTGGCGATCCCGTCGGAATTCCTGTCGATGCTGCCCTACCTGGCGACCATCGTGGTGCTGGTGGTCATCTGCCGCAATCCGCAGACGATCCTGCTGAACAAGCCGATGTCGCTGGGGCAGAATTTCAAGGCCGATTGA